The DNA segment TTTCATAAACGCCTGCGTCGTTGTATTCAGGCGCGGCGATAAATTTAGGCTTTGCCATTACTACGTTTTCGGCTTTTTTGAGCGCGTCGATAGCATTTAGGCAAGATGTTAAATTCTCCTGCTTTTTTGCGCTCGCGTCGCTATTTGTGCTTTGCTTAAACGAGCTTAATACTACTTGCGTATGAATTCCGCATGCCTTTAGGTCTTCAAGCGCGTTTTTAATCGTGCCGCCTTCTACTGCTTTGAGTGCATCCTCGACGGTGCTATAAACGTAAAGCCCAGCGGTTAGTTTGCTGTCGTCGCCGACTATTGCGATCGGGCGGCGATTGTTGATCTCGTATGGGTTTAGCGAGCCGTTATAAAGCTCGACATTGACGCCGTATTTACTTGGCATTTTTTTACCTCACTTTCTAAAATTTATTGATTATTTCCACTTGGAGCTCTTTGTTTAACGTTAGAGCCAAAAAACTTTTTAGAGTGCTAAGACTATTAAAAACGCCCTCATCGCTAAACGTAGATCCCAAAAGTATGCATCCCTCGGTGTGTTTGGGGTAATTGCCCGAATGGATCTCTATATAACGGTCTTTAGGCACTTTTTCGTTGTAAAGCACCGGCAAAACACGGTTAAATCTGGCCGAATGATGCCAAAACACGTCATAAATGCCCTCAGGCATGCGCCTATCTTTGCCGCGTGCGGTAGTATCGGGCCCCGCAGGCTCTAGGGTGTAGCCCTCTAAAAAGATCTTGCCGTTAAAAAGCAGCTCAAATTTGCCGAGCGTGCCGTCTTTGATATTTTTAAATCTCGTGATTTGTAGCTTCATTTTAAATTCCTTTCATAGTCGCTCATTTCATCGCCGCAGTAATCTTTTGAGACCATGGCGTCTATCTTTTTATCTGTGGCTTTGTTGATTTTTCGCCTAGCCCATTCAGCACCCATAAACGCGACAATGCCGCCAAGTGCTAGCGACCCCTCAACTTCGTGTATAACGAGTTTTGCGATAGCAAACGTAGTCCAGCAAAGAAACATCGCCGTAAGAGTAGCGACAGCAAAAGCCAATCTAGTGCGATGCCTCCTGGGCTTTCCGTCATCATCTAACAGCCCCAAGACGCCCCCAATCGCGCCTACTACCAATACCCAAAGCAGATAGAGGTATTCTTTC comes from the Campylobacter rectus genome and includes:
- a CDS encoding DUF5675 family protein — its product is MKLQITRFKNIKDGTLGKFELLFNGKIFLEGYTLEPAGPDTTARGKDRRMPEGIYDVFWHHSARFNRVLPVLYNEKVPKDRYIEIHSGNYPKHTEGCILLGSTFSDEGVFNSLSTLKSFLALTLNKELQVEIINKF